A region from the Meiothermus sp. Pnk-1 genome encodes:
- a CDS encoding S1C family serine protease, which produces MSLKASSVAVIAVAALSGGVLWWGISSSQTETPQVQAQTQTAQDQRALLENERNTVDLVQRFGDGVVYVAVRSVPQTQAQRSPFPGFDFFFGQPQPREGLGSGFVIDKEGYILTNFHVVQGSNTQITVRFHNDPKQYKATVVGTAEPLDLALIRVQGVPPQRLVPLVLGNSDQVRVGQKAIAMGNPFGLEFTVTEGVVSAVRQNRGAVAGAVGDSSGLVPTIIQTDAAINPGNSGGPLLNSRGEVIGINTAILSPSGAVTGEGQFAGVGFAIPINLAKQYLPDLKAGKKLTAAEISRRQPRLGVTVATLSDYPDSIIQRNRLPEQGLMVMSVEPNSPAAKAGLRAATRSVTLQLQTGETIDLGINGDVIIEADGQPIQDIFDLRAVLNSKLGQPVTLKLWREGKEITLQVTPQVQQR; this is translated from the coding sequence ATGTCGCTAAAAGCATCCTCGGTAGCTGTGATCGCGGTAGCCGCCCTTTCGGGCGGGGTGCTGTGGTGGGGGATCAGCAGCAGCCAGACCGAGACCCCTCAGGTTCAGGCGCAGACCCAGACAGCCCAGGACCAACGCGCCCTGCTCGAGAACGAGCGCAACACCGTGGATTTGGTGCAGCGTTTTGGGGACGGGGTGGTGTATGTGGCGGTGCGCTCGGTTCCGCAGACCCAAGCGCAACGCTCTCCCTTTCCCGGCTTTGACTTTTTCTTCGGTCAGCCTCAACCGCGGGAGGGTCTGGGTTCGGGTTTCGTCATCGACAAGGAAGGGTATATCCTCACGAACTTCCATGTCGTTCAAGGCAGCAACACCCAGATCACGGTTCGCTTCCACAACGACCCCAAGCAGTACAAGGCCACCGTGGTCGGTACCGCTGAACCGCTGGATTTGGCCCTGATCCGGGTGCAGGGCGTGCCGCCGCAACGCCTGGTCCCGCTCGTCCTGGGCAACTCCGATCAGGTACGCGTAGGACAAAAGGCCATCGCCATGGGCAACCCTTTCGGCCTAGAGTTCACCGTGACCGAAGGGGTGGTATCGGCGGTACGGCAGAACCGCGGTGCGGTGGCCGGGGCGGTAGGCGACTCCTCGGGCTTGGTGCCCACCATCATCCAGACCGACGCCGCCATCAACCCTGGCAACTCAGGGGGGCCGCTGCTCAACTCGAGGGGTGAGGTCATCGGGATCAACACCGCCATCCTGAGCCCTTCCGGGGCGGTTACCGGCGAGGGGCAGTTCGCCGGGGTTGGTTTCGCTATCCCCATCAACTTGGCCAAGCAGTACCTCCCTGATCTGAAGGCGGGGAAAAAGCTTACCGCTGCCGAGATCTCCCGTCGCCAGCCGCGCCTGGGGGTCACGGTGGCCACGCTGAGCGACTACCCCGACAGCATCATCCAGCGTAACCGCCTGCCGGAGCAGGGCTTGATGGTCATGAGCGTAGAGCCGAACAGCCCAGCCGCCAAGGCCGGCCTGCGGGCGGCGACCCGCAGCGTCACCTTGCAGTTGCAAACCGGGGAGACCATAGACCTAGGCATCAACGGGGACGTGATCATCGAAGCTGACGGCCAGCCGATCCAGGACATCTTTGACCTGCGGGCGGTGCTCAACTCCAAGCTTGGTCAGCCGGTGACCCTGAAGCTCTGGCGGGAGGGCAAGGAGATCACCCTTCAAGTCACCCCTCAGGTCCAACAGCGTTGA
- a CDS encoding menaquinone biosynthetic enzyme MqnA/MqnD family protein, whose amino-acid sequence MNYVLGVPRYANTAPLYHFLQEGEGLRFRYGVPTELNQWLLEGSVDLSLVSSYFYLANAHRLKPLPDFSIADLGPVYSVNLFHKVPWGQLKRIALTTESATSVELLRWLLEAEGIRPEYTPQAGGLELLDDYDGVLLIGDRAIQTYAGLLPALPESVHRVPWQVGGVQVTDLSMKWYQRTRLPFVFAVWATRKDEPPPPAVVRKLRAARQKGLGNLETVSQAEARRLGVPQPLMQHYLWNFRYQLEAPDRLGLQAFAQAVGLAYPDDYWDI is encoded by the coding sequence ATGAATTACGTCCTGGGGGTCCCCCGCTACGCCAACACCGCCCCGCTGTACCACTTCTTGCAGGAGGGGGAAGGGCTGCGGTTTCGCTACGGCGTGCCCACCGAGCTGAACCAATGGCTGCTCGAGGGCAGCGTTGACCTCTCCTTGGTCTCGTCGTACTTCTATCTGGCCAACGCCCACCGGCTCAAACCCTTGCCGGATTTCTCCATCGCCGACCTGGGGCCGGTGTACTCGGTGAATCTGTTCCACAAGGTTCCCTGGGGCCAGCTCAAGCGGATCGCGCTGACCACCGAGAGCGCGACCTCGGTGGAGCTGCTGCGATGGCTGCTCGAGGCAGAAGGAATACGCCCCGAGTACACCCCACAAGCGGGGGGGCTCGAGCTTCTAGACGACTACGACGGGGTGCTCCTGATCGGGGACCGGGCGATTCAAACTTACGCCGGACTACTTCCTGCCCTGCCCGAGTCAGTACACCGAGTTCCCTGGCAGGTGGGTGGGGTGCAGGTCACGGACCTTTCCATGAAGTGGTACCAGCGTACCCGGTTGCCCTTCGTATTCGCCGTCTGGGCCACCCGCAAGGATGAACCCCCGCCCCCGGCGGTGGTGCGCAAGCTGCGGGCCGCCCGGCAGAAGGGGCTGGGTAATCTGGAGACCGTTTCGCAGGCCGAGGCCCGACGGCTCGGCGTTCCCCAGCCTTTGATGCAGCACTATTTGTGGAATTTCCGCTACCAGCTCGAGGCCCCCGACCGCCTGGGGCTGCAAGCCTTTGCGCAGGCTGTCGGCCTAGCCTACCCGGACGATTACTGGGACATCTAA